The nucleotide sequence CTTAAAAATAAATTATGCACAAAAAACCCCGATAATTTTGCAATTATCGGGATTTTTGTTTTTATTAAGTTCTGATTATTTCTTGAAGAACTCCATTAGGTCAAGATAATTTTTCTGGTTCACACCGTGGCCGGACATATATTCTCTAAACGAAAAATAAGCACTTAAATCATATAAAAGGTCGGCTGCTTTTCGTCCCCATTCCAAAGGTATCACAGCATCTTCTGTTCCGTGCGAAATAAAGAAACGCATGTTTTCGTACTTCTTTTTATTTCTATCAATGTTGTTCAGAAGTTTCCCTTCGGGATAGGAACTGAGACAAGCCACTTTCGAGAACAGATCTGGATATTGTAATGCCAAAGAATAAGCAATCATTCCACCTTGGCTAAAACCACAAAGATGCGTTTTGTTATCCGTCAATCCGTATCGGTTTGTGACGCCCATTATGTTTTCCAAAACGAGTTTTACAGCTTCGTTTGCTTCATTTTCGTCTACAAAATTTTCAGCATTATTGAAATCGATATCAAACCAAGCATAGCCTCCATAACTGGAATCTTTCGGCGCTCGGAAACTGATAACCAACCAATCTTCCGGCAAAGTTGGAACAAAACTGAAAAGGTCTTCTTCATTACTTCCATAACCGTGAAGCAAAAATAAAACGGGCGTTTCTGGGGTGATATTTTGAGGTTCTCTCACGAGATATTGTAAATCCATTTTGCAAAGATAATTAACAGATTTCAGAATTTTGAAAAGTTTTTATCTATAAGAGCCTGTTTAAATTTGTATCAGAAATAATTTTATAACCACATAGACACATAGTTTTTGGAAAAATAAGAGAAAAAATAGTAAATATTGTACTTCTATTTTTTCTTTTGTGCAATTAATCTTGAGTTTTTCTATGTGACTATGTGGTTTTAATTATTTTTAAACAGGCTCTAAGTTTTGTGTTTCTGTAAAAACCGTATTTTAGCACCACGAAAAATTTCTAAAATGGATAAAATACCTAGTGTAGACCTGCGTGATTTCCTTTCGGACAACCCGGAACGCAAACAGAAATTTGTAAATGAAATCGGAAAAGCTTACGAAGAAATTGGTTTTGTTGCCTTAAAAGGACATTTCCTAGACGACAAACTCGTAGACGATCTTTATGGAGAAGTCAAAAACTTCTTTGAACTCCCAATAGAAACAAAACTGAAGTACGAGATTCCAGGAATTGGAGGACAACGTGGTTATGTTGGTTTTGGAAAAGAAACTGCAAAAGGCTTTAAAAAAGGAGATTTGAAAGAATTTTGGCATTTCGGACAGTATGTTTCGGATGATTCAAAATACAAAAGCGAATATCCTGACAACGTCATTGTAGAGGAACTTCCTAAATTTAATGAAGTTGGTAAAGAAACTTACCAAATGCTAGAGAAAACAGGGAAATATGTTTTGAGAGCTTTGGCTTTGTATCTAGATTTGGATGAATTTTATTTTGATGATAAAATCGCGGAAGGAAATTCTATCCTTAGACCAATCCATTACCCGCCAATTACAGAAGAACCAGATGATGCGGTAAGAGCAGCTGCTCACGGAGATATCAATTTGATTACACTTTTGATGGGTTCACAAGGAAAAGGACTTCAGGTTCAGAACCACAAAGGTGAATGGATTGATGCGATTGCAGAACCCGATGAGTTGATGATTAACGTTGGCGATATGTTGTCAAGACATACGAATAATAAATTGAAATCGACAATTCACAGAGTGGTCAATCCACCAAGAGAATTATGGGGGACTTCAAGATATTCGATTCCATTTTTTATGCATCCTGTAAGCGAAATGTCGCTGAATGCACTAGAAAACTGTGTAGATGAAAATCATCCTAAACTGTATGAAGATACAACAGCAGGGGAGTTTTTAAGAGAAAGATTGATTGAATTAGGTTTGATAAAAATCTAATAGAAATTTATATTTAAAACAAAAATACCGTTGAAAGCTCAACGGTATTTTTGTTTTCTGATTTGCAAAATCAATTCAACAATCAAAAAAATAGGCTAGACCAAATGCCCAGCCTAAATATTTATTTTAAAATTAAATTTCTCTTTTTACAACTGCGACAGGATTCAATTTGATTAATTTCATCTTGTCTAGAAGAATCATAATGCAATAAGTAACGTCAATTTCGTGCCATCTTACCCCTCCGAAGTTCGCTCTTCCGCCGTGTTTGTGGTGATTATTATGGTAAGCTTCGCCCATCATTAACCAATCAAATCTTAACAGATTTTTGGAAGTATCAGACACTTTGAAGTTCACATATCCGTAGATGTGACCAAACCAATTGATGATCACACCGTGGATTGGCGCCATCATAT is from Epilithonimonas vandammei and encodes:
- a CDS encoding isopenicillin N synthase family dioxygenase, which gives rise to MDKIPSVDLRDFLSDNPERKQKFVNEIGKAYEEIGFVALKGHFLDDKLVDDLYGEVKNFFELPIETKLKYEIPGIGGQRGYVGFGKETAKGFKKGDLKEFWHFGQYVSDDSKYKSEYPDNVIVEELPKFNEVGKETYQMLEKTGKYVLRALALYLDLDEFYFDDKIAEGNSILRPIHYPPITEEPDDAVRAAAHGDINLITLLMGSQGKGLQVQNHKGEWIDAIAEPDELMINVGDMLSRHTNNKLKSTIHRVVNPPRELWGTSRYSIPFFMHPVSEMSLNALENCVDENHPKLYEDTTAGEFLRERLIELGLIKI
- a CDS encoding alpha/beta hydrolase; its protein translation is MDLQYLVREPQNITPETPVLFLLHGYGSNEEDLFSFVPTLPEDWLVISFRAPKDSSYGGYAWFDIDFNNAENFVDENEANEAVKLVLENIMGVTNRYGLTDNKTHLCGFSQGGMIAYSLALQYPDLFSKVACLSSYPEGKLLNNIDRNKKKYENMRFFISHGTEDAVIPLEWGRKAADLLYDLSAYFSFREYMSGHGVNQKNYLDLMEFFKK